The Microvirgula aerodenitrificans DSM 15089 genome has a segment encoding these proteins:
- the murD gene encoding UDP-N-acetylmuramoyl-L-alanine--D-glutamate ligase, whose amino-acid sequence MFADLGLKQKTVGVVGFGDTGLAAAAFLASRVGRLVVADSRDTLPHADELRAVAPDADVRTGAFDATTFAGCDLLVVSPGVPVATPAIAAFTGEVVGDVELFARAIRPLGKPVIAITGSNGKTTVTSLVGHLCHATGLRAVVAGNIGLPTLAALTGIEREGRLPDLFVLELSSFQLETTRSLDAVAATVLNISEDHLNRYRDLLAYADSKAAVFNGAGVQVLNADDVFVRAMARPDRRHVTFSLRDPSADYALVERDGRHWLQAGGVPLLAADEMQLVGLHNAANALAALALAEAAGMPRAGLVAGLKTFRGLPHRVEHVLAHGGVDFIDDSKGTNVGATEAALNGMTRPVVLIAGGDGKGQDFAPLKPAIARIARAVVLIGRDAAQIRGALDGIAQPVIDCATLEDATREAFALAQAGDVVLLSPACASFDMFRGYAHRSEVFIDAARAIAAGRS is encoded by the coding sequence ATGTTTGCGGATCTCGGACTCAAGCAAAAAACGGTCGGTGTGGTCGGCTTCGGCGATACCGGGCTGGCGGCGGCGGCGTTCCTCGCCTCGCGCGTCGGCCGGCTGGTAGTGGCCGACAGCCGCGACACGCTGCCGCATGCCGATGAGCTGCGCGCCGTGGCGCCGGACGCCGACGTGCGCACCGGCGCCTTTGACGCGACCACGTTCGCCGGCTGCGACCTGCTGGTGGTCAGCCCCGGCGTGCCGGTGGCGACGCCGGCCATCGCCGCCTTCACCGGCGAAGTGGTCGGTGATGTCGAGCTGTTCGCCCGCGCCATCCGCCCGCTCGGCAAGCCGGTGATTGCCATCACCGGTTCCAATGGCAAGACCACCGTGACCTCGCTGGTCGGCCATCTGTGCCACGCCACCGGACTGCGGGCCGTGGTGGCCGGCAATATCGGCCTGCCGACCCTGGCGGCGCTGACCGGCATCGAGCGCGAAGGCCGGCTGCCGGACCTGTTTGTGCTCGAACTGTCGAGTTTCCAGCTGGAGACCACCCGCTCGCTGGATGCGGTCGCTGCCACGGTGCTGAACATTTCCGAAGACCACCTGAACCGCTATCGCGACCTGCTGGCCTATGCCGACAGCAAGGCTGCGGTTTTCAACGGGGCGGGCGTCCAGGTGCTGAATGCCGACGACGTGTTCGTCCGCGCCATGGCCCGCCCGGATCGCCGCCACGTCACCTTCTCGCTGCGCGACCCGTCCGCCGACTACGCACTGGTCGAACGCGATGGTCGTCACTGGCTGCAGGCCGGTGGCGTCCCGCTGCTGGCGGCCGACGAGATGCAACTGGTCGGCCTGCACAACGCGGCCAATGCGCTGGCGGCGCTGGCACTGGCCGAAGCGGCCGGCATGCCGCGCGCCGGACTGGTCGCCGGACTGAAAACCTTCCGTGGCCTGCCGCACCGGGTCGAACACGTACTGGCCCATGGTGGCGTCGATTTCATCGATGACTCCAAGGGCACCAATGTCGGTGCGACCGAGGCCGCCCTCAACGGCATGACCCGGCCGGTGGTGCTGATCGCCGGCGGTGACGGCAAGGGACAGGACTTTGCGCCGCTGAAGCCGGCCATCGCCCGCATCGCCCGCGCCGTGGTGCTGATCGGTCGCGACGCGGCGCAGATCCGCGGCGCGCTGGATGGCATTGCGCAGCCGGTCATTGATTGCGCCACGCTGGAAGACGCCACCCGCGAGGCCTTTGCGCTGGCGCAGGCCGGCGACGTGGTGCTGCTGTCGCCGGCCTGCGCCAGTTTCGACATGTTCCGCGGCTATGCCCACCGTTCCGAGGTGTTTATCGATGCCGCCCGTGCCATTGCGGCAGGCAGGAGCTGA
- the murG gene encoding undecaprenyldiphospho-muramoylpentapeptide beta-N-acetylglucosaminyltransferase, with translation MSMPTALIMTGGTGGHIFPALAVADELSSRGWQAVFLGADGGMETRLVPSRGYALETLAIRGVRGNGIARWLALPAVLGRAVSRSVAILRRLRPDVVIGFGGYTGAPGGLAARLLGIPLVVHEQNSVAGLTNRMLSKIASRTLFAFPGAFAGEAGLVGNPVRADIAAVPAPDTRFDGRDGPLRLLVVGGSLGARVFNDTLPAALASLPVASRPQVVHQAGQKQIEALRQNYADAGVEADCRAFIDDMAGEYARADLVLCRAGALTVAELAAVGAASVLVPFPSAVDDHQTGNARFLSEAGAGILLPQPQMTVERVAALISGLTRSQCLDMARVARGKAKTDAAARVADICAQLAGKGCNK, from the coding sequence ATGAGCATGCCGACCGCCCTGATCATGACCGGTGGCACCGGCGGGCATATCTTCCCGGCGCTGGCCGTTGCGGACGAACTGAGCTCGCGCGGCTGGCAGGCGGTATTCCTTGGCGCCGACGGCGGCATGGAAACCCGGCTGGTGCCGTCGCGCGGCTATGCGCTGGAAACCCTGGCCATTCGCGGCGTGCGCGGCAACGGCATCGCGCGCTGGCTGGCGCTGCCGGCCGTGCTCGGCCGCGCGGTCAGCCGCTCGGTGGCGATCCTGCGCCGGCTGCGTCCGGACGTGGTGATCGGCTTTGGCGGTTATACCGGCGCGCCGGGCGGCCTGGCTGCCCGGCTGCTGGGCATTCCGCTGGTGGTGCACGAACAGAATTCGGTCGCCGGGCTGACCAACCGCATGCTGTCGAAGATTGCCAGTCGCACCCTGTTCGCCTTCCCCGGTGCCTTTGCCGGCGAGGCCGGACTGGTCGGCAACCCGGTTCGGGCCGACATCGCCGCCGTTCCCGCTCCCGACACGCGCTTCGATGGCCGCGACGGCCCGCTGCGCCTGCTGGTGGTTGGCGGCAGCCTGGGCGCCCGGGTATTCAATGACACCCTGCCGGCCGCGCTGGCCAGCCTGCCCGTCGCCTCGCGGCCGCAGGTAGTCCACCAGGCCGGGCAGAAGCAGATCGAGGCGCTGCGCCAGAACTATGCGGACGCCGGCGTCGAGGCCGACTGCCGTGCCTTTATCGACGACATGGCCGGCGAGTATGCGCGGGCCGACCTGGTGCTGTGCCGTGCCGGCGCGCTGACCGTGGCCGAGCTGGCCGCCGTGGGCGCGGCCAGCGTGCTGGTGCCGTTTCCGAGTGCGGTCGACGACCACCAGACCGGCAATGCGCGCTTCCTCAGCGAGGCCGGCGCCGGCATCCTGCTGCCGCAGCCGCAGATGACGGTCGAACGGGTCGCCGCGCTGATTTCCGGCCTGACGCGCAGCCAGTGTCTGGACATGGCGCGGGTCGCGCGCGGCAAGGCGAAAACCGATGCTGCCGCCCGTGTGGCGGACATTTGCGCGCAACTGGCGGGCAAAGGATGTAACAAATGA
- a CDS encoding UDP-N-acetylmuramoyl-tripeptide--D-alanyl-D-alanine ligase — protein sequence MSMLSLSAAADALYAVHTGPDADFARVVTDSRQVRPGDLFVALKGERFDAHDFVADVLAAGAVGAVVRCDFELDGASLIKVPDTRIALGHLAARWRRGFALPLAGITGSNGKTTVKEMLRAILVAQYGDAAVLATHGNLNNDIGQPLTLLQLSADHRAAVIEMGMNHAGELSWLSGLARPRVGLVNNAMRAHIGYFGSVEAVARAKAEIYAGLPADGVAVLNADDPHADLFRVAAAGRRRVEFGLTRGDVHARDLVAQADGSRFTLVTAQGEAAVTLHVPGDHMVANALAAAAVALALGASLADVATGLDAFAGVAGRLAPATALNGAAVIDDTYNANPDSVHAAIRVLAGCGGDTWLVFGDIGELGAEAPALHAEIGRYAREHGIRHLVTIGEHSAGATQAFGAGAVHGADIDAVLQALAATGRGSTVLVKGSRFMKLERVVAALTGKTATGH from the coding sequence ATGAGCATGCTGAGCCTGTCCGCCGCCGCCGATGCACTGTATGCCGTGCACACCGGACCGGATGCGGACTTTGCCCGCGTGGTGACCGACAGTCGCCAGGTCCGGCCTGGCGACCTGTTCGTTGCGCTGAAGGGCGAACGTTTCGATGCGCATGACTTCGTCGCCGACGTGCTGGCGGCCGGCGCCGTGGGCGCCGTCGTGCGTTGCGATTTCGAACTCGACGGCGCCTCGCTGATCAAGGTGCCGGATACCCGCATCGCACTCGGCCACCTGGCTGCCCGCTGGCGTCGTGGCTTCGCGCTGCCGCTGGCCGGCATCACCGGCTCGAACGGCAAGACCACGGTCAAGGAAATGCTGCGCGCGATCCTGGTCGCGCAATATGGCGACGCCGCCGTGCTGGCTACCCATGGCAATCTGAACAACGACATCGGCCAGCCGCTGACCCTGCTGCAACTGTCCGCCGACCATCGTGCGGCGGTGATCGAAATGGGCATGAACCACGCTGGCGAACTCAGCTGGCTGTCCGGGCTGGCCCGGCCGCGCGTGGGGCTGGTCAACAACGCGATGCGCGCGCATATCGGCTACTTCGGCAGTGTCGAGGCGGTGGCGCGGGCCAAGGCGGAAATCTACGCCGGCCTGCCGGCGGACGGTGTCGCCGTGCTGAATGCCGACGATCCGCATGCAGATCTGTTCCGGGTTGCGGCCGCCGGCCGCCGCCGGGTCGAGTTCGGCCTGACGCGCGGCGACGTCCATGCCCGCGACCTGGTCGCGCAGGCCGACGGCAGCCGCTTCACGCTGGTGACGGCGCAGGGCGAGGCCGCCGTGACGCTGCACGTACCCGGTGACCATATGGTCGCCAATGCGCTGGCTGCCGCTGCGGTGGCGCTGGCCCTCGGTGCCTCGCTGGCCGATGTCGCGACCGGACTGGATGCCTTTGCCGGCGTCGCCGGCCGGCTGGCGCCGGCCACGGCACTGAACGGTGCCGCCGTGATCGACGACACCTACAACGCCAACCCCGACTCGGTCCATGCCGCGATCCGCGTGCTGGCCGGCTGTGGTGGCGATACCTGGCTGGTATTCGGCGATATCGGCGAACTGGGGGCCGAAGCCCCGGCGCTGCATGCCGAAATCGGCCGCTACGCCCGCGAACACGGCATCCGTCACCTGGTCACCATCGGCGAGCACAGTGCCGGGGCGACGCAGGCGTTCGGTGCCGGTGCCGTGCATGGCGCGGACATCGACGCGGTGCTGCAGGCGCTGGCCGCGACCGGGCGCGGTTCGACCGTGCTGGTCAAGGGCTCGCGCTTCATGAAGCTGGAACGGGTGGTCGCCGCGCTGACCGGAAAGACCGCGACCGGCCACTGA
- a CDS encoding UDP-N-acetylmuramoyl-L-alanyl-D-glutamate--2,6-diaminopimelate ligase: MISRLINLPEWDPAQLDSLGLRPDRVTSDSRRVLPGDLFLAFRGEYADGRDYIAQAIAQGAGGVAWDPADGFAWNPAWDVPNLAVPDLRARAGVIASHRLGDPSRAMTVIGVTGTNGKTSITTWLAQALTLNNRKTALIGTVGNGFFGELADSTHTTPDPVTVQTSLAGFRRQGASAVAMEVSSHGLDQHRVNGVAFTTAVFTNLTRDHLDYHGTMEAYGAAKERLFHWVGLRHAIINADDAFGRELATRAEAGRVITYGIDQGDVRTRKFIASLDGLHLDVVTPWGEGHIDSPLLGRFNASNLLACLAALCANGVALDEACRILGRIQPARGRMQRVGSGDEPRVVVDYAHSPDALEKALGALAVLRPAGGRLFCVFGCGGDRDRGKRPMMGAIAEQLADITVVTSDNPRTEAPQAIIDDIVAGMRAPGHVDADRRAAIRWAVSNARSGDMILVAGKGHEEYQDIKGVKHTFSDVREAEDALASWGTRP, translated from the coding sequence ATGATTTCCCGCCTCATCAATCTGCCGGAATGGGACCCGGCGCAACTCGATTCGCTGGGACTGCGTCCCGATCGCGTCACGTCCGACAGCCGCCGCGTGCTGCCGGGCGACCTGTTTCTGGCCTTCCGTGGCGAATACGCCGACGGTCGCGACTACATTGCCCAGGCGATTGCCCAGGGCGCCGGCGGCGTGGCCTGGGACCCGGCCGACGGCTTCGCCTGGAACCCTGCATGGGATGTGCCCAACCTGGCCGTGCCCGACCTGCGCGCACGCGCGGGCGTGATCGCCAGCCACCGCCTCGGCGACCCGAGCCGGGCCATGACCGTCATCGGCGTGACCGGCACCAACGGCAAGACCTCGATCACTACCTGGCTGGCCCAGGCGCTGACCCTGAACAATCGCAAGACCGCGCTGATCGGCACGGTCGGCAACGGCTTCTTCGGTGAACTGGCCGACAGCACCCACACCACGCCGGACCCGGTCACCGTGCAGACCTCGCTGGCCGGTTTCCGCCGCCAGGGCGCCAGTGCGGTGGCGATGGAAGTGTCCAGCCACGGGCTGGACCAGCACCGCGTCAACGGCGTCGCCTTCACCACCGCCGTCTTCACCAACCTGACCCGCGACCACCTCGACTACCACGGCACGATGGAAGCGTACGGCGCGGCCAAGGAACGGCTGTTCCACTGGGTCGGGCTGCGTCACGCAATCATCAATGCCGACGATGCGTTCGGTCGCGAGCTTGCCACCCGCGCCGAAGCCGGCCGCGTCATCACCTATGGCATCGACCAGGGCGATGTGCGCACGCGCAAGTTCATCGCCAGCCTGGACGGGCTGCACCTCGACGTGGTCACGCCGTGGGGCGAGGGCCATATCGATTCGCCGCTGCTCGGCCGCTTCAATGCCTCGAACCTGCTCGCCTGCCTGGCGGCGCTGTGCGCCAATGGCGTGGCGCTGGACGAAGCCTGCCGCATTCTCGGCCGCATCCAGCCGGCGCGCGGGCGCATGCAGCGCGTCGGCAGCGGTGACGAGCCGCGGGTGGTGGTCGATTACGCCCACTCGCCGGACGCACTGGAAAAGGCGCTGGGCGCGCTGGCCGTGCTGCGGCCGGCCGGTGGCCGCCTGTTCTGCGTGTTCGGCTGCGGCGGCGATCGCGACCGCGGCAAGCGGCCGATGATGGGGGCCATTGCCGAACAGCTGGCCGATATCACCGTCGTCACCAGCGACAACCCGCGCACCGAAGCCCCGCAGGCGATCATCGACGACATCGTTGCCGGCATGCGTGCGCCGGGCCATGTCGATGCCGACCGCCGCGCCGCCATCCGCTGGGCGGTCAGCAATGCCCGCAGCGGCGACATGATTCTGGTCGCCGGCAAGGGCCACGAGGAATACCAGGACATCAAGGGCGTCAAGCACACGTTCAGCGACGTGCGGGAAGCCGAGGACGCGCTGGCCAGCTGGGGGACGCGGCCATGA
- the murC gene encoding UDP-N-acetylmuramate--L-alanine ligase — protein MKHRVRHIHFVGIGGVGMSGIAEVLLTLGYTVSGSDVAANATTERLTAAGASVQFGHDATYVGGADVVVTSTAVKADNPEVLAARAAGIPIVPRALMLAELMRIKQGIAIAGTHGKTTTTSLVASVLGQAGMDPTFVIGGRLTAAGSNARLGSGDFLVAEADESDASFLYLSPIMAVVTNIDADHMDTYGHDFDKLKQAFVDFLQRLPFYGRAVVCVDDPNVREILPRITKPITTYGFSEDAQVRAENVVADGGRMRFDVLWENGERHRRTVTVNLPGLHNVLNALAAIAIGLECGANIDDIADGLAGFSGVGRRFQRYGELRLPDGGHATLVDDYGHHPVEMAATLAAARGAFPGRRLVLAFQPHRYTRTRDLFEDFVRVLSSVDALLLADVYPAGEQPIVAADGRALSRAVRVAGKVEPVFVEAIADMPGAVMTHVRDGDVVMTMGAGSIGQVPGKLAAKQEQ, from the coding sequence ATGAAACACAGAGTCAGACATATCCATTTCGTCGGAATCGGCGGGGTCGGCATGAGCGGCATCGCCGAGGTGCTGCTGACGCTCGGCTATACCGTGTCAGGCTCCGACGTCGCGGCGAATGCCACCACCGAGCGGCTGACGGCTGCCGGCGCGAGCGTGCAGTTCGGCCATGACGCCACCTATGTCGGCGGCGCGGATGTCGTCGTTACCTCCACGGCGGTCAAGGCGGACAACCCGGAAGTGCTGGCGGCGCGTGCCGCAGGCATCCCCATCGTGCCGCGCGCGCTGATGCTGGCCGAGCTGATGCGGATCAAGCAGGGCATCGCCATTGCCGGTACCCACGGCAAGACCACGACCACCAGCCTGGTGGCCAGCGTGCTGGGCCAGGCCGGCATGGACCCGACCTTCGTCATCGGCGGGCGGCTGACCGCCGCCGGCAGCAATGCGCGGCTGGGGTCCGGTGATTTTCTCGTCGCCGAAGCCGACGAGTCGGACGCCTCGTTCCTGTACCTGTCGCCGATCATGGCCGTCGTCACCAATATCGACGCCGACCACATGGACACCTATGGCCACGACTTCGACAAGCTGAAGCAGGCCTTCGTCGACTTTCTGCAGCGGCTGCCGTTCTACGGTCGTGCCGTGGTCTGCGTCGACGACCCGAACGTGCGCGAGATTCTGCCGCGCATCACCAAGCCGATCACCACCTACGGTTTCAGCGAGGACGCCCAGGTGCGGGCCGAGAACGTGGTGGCCGACGGCGGGCGCATGCGCTTTGACGTGCTGTGGGAAAACGGCGAACGCCACCGGCGCACGGTCACGGTCAATCTGCCCGGCCTGCACAATGTGCTCAATGCGCTGGCGGCCATCGCCATCGGGCTGGAGTGCGGCGCGAACATCGACGATATCGCCGACGGACTGGCCGGTTTCTCCGGCGTCGGCCGGCGCTTCCAGCGCTATGGCGAGCTGCGGCTGCCGGATGGCGGCCATGCCACGCTGGTCGACGACTATGGTCACCACCCGGTCGAAATGGCGGCCACGCTGGCCGCGGCGCGCGGTGCCTTCCCCGGCCGCCGGCTGGTGCTGGCGTTCCAGCCGCACCGCTATACGCGGACCCGTGACCTGTTCGAGGACTTCGTCCGCGTGCTGTCGTCGGTCGATGCACTGCTGCTGGCCGATGTCTATCCGGCCGGCGAACAGCCGATCGTTGCCGCCGACGGGCGGGCGCTGAGCCGCGCGGTGCGCGTGGCCGGCAAGGTGGAACCGGTGTTCGTCGAGGCCATCGCCGACATGCCGGGCGCCGTGATGACGCATGTGCGTGATGGCGACGTGGTGATGACGATGGGCGCCGGCTCGATCGGCCAGGTGCCGGGCAAGCTGGCGGCGAAGCAGGAACAATGA
- a CDS encoding peptidoglycan D,D-transpeptidase FtsI family protein produces the protein MTRVGAIHTPRGGIPRRQNQSLRLPASRVKIVGCVLGVLFGALLARAIYLQVIKQDFLQGQGSARYSRTLTLEATRGMITDRNGEPLAISTPVQSIWASPADMDAVPVEKINALARLLDLKPEDIARKFADKRREFVYLKRQIRPELADEVVKLAIPGVSTQREYRRYYPAGEIMAQVVGYTGMDGRGQEGMELSRDKMLAGHAGSRHVIKDRRGHIVEDVAAIERPRDGQTLALSLDRRVQYLAYRELKAGMEASGAKAGGIVVLDAQTGETLALVNLPTYNPNNRWDLKPAEMRNRVLSDQYEPGSIMKPLVIAKAFDDHLIRAEQVFDTRSYTIGPALIKDTHLYPELDIGGILQKSSNVGASKIALLLQQKTMWQFFNDIGFGRRPQTGFPGEAAGHVRPWKTWRPIEQATMGYGHGISVSLIQMARAYTVFTNDGEMLPISFTKLDAPLPGKSIISAQTARTIRHMMIKVTEPGGTAPRAQVLGYHVAGKTGTALKLEGGRYVKKYVASFVGFAPATRPRLIVAVMFDEPGNERGMIYGGISAAPVFAKVMADGLRMLGVEPDAPTNNTLFPADVPLVKEET, from the coding sequence ATGACCCGCGTCGGGGCGATCCACACCCCGCGCGGCGGCATTCCGCGCCGGCAGAACCAGAGCCTGCGCCTGCCCGCGTCGCGGGTCAAAATCGTCGGCTGCGTGCTGGGCGTGCTGTTTGGCGCGCTGCTGGCCCGCGCCATCTACCTGCAGGTCATCAAGCAGGACTTCCTGCAGGGGCAGGGCTCGGCCCGCTACAGCCGCACGCTGACGCTGGAAGCCACGCGCGGGATGATTACCGACCGCAACGGCGAACCGCTGGCCATCTCCACCCCGGTACAGTCGATCTGGGCCAGTCCGGCCGACATGGATGCGGTGCCGGTCGAGAAGATCAATGCGCTGGCGCGGCTGCTGGACCTGAAGCCCGAGGACATCGCGCGCAAGTTTGCCGACAAGCGGCGCGAGTTCGTCTACCTGAAACGCCAGATCCGCCCGGAACTGGCGGATGAAGTGGTCAAGCTCGCCATTCCCGGCGTGTCGACCCAGCGCGAATACCGCCGCTACTACCCGGCCGGCGAGATCATGGCCCAGGTGGTCGGCTACACCGGCATGGACGGGCGCGGCCAGGAAGGCATGGAGCTGTCGCGCGACAAGATGCTGGCCGGCCACGCCGGCAGCCGTCACGTGATCAAGGACCGTCGCGGTCATATCGTCGAGGACGTGGCCGCCATCGAGCGCCCGCGTGACGGCCAGACCCTGGCGCTGTCGCTGGACCGCCGCGTCCAGTACCTCGCCTATCGCGAACTGAAGGCCGGCATGGAAGCCAGCGGCGCCAAGGCCGGCGGCATTGTCGTGCTCGACGCGCAGACCGGCGAAACGCTGGCCCTGGTCAACCTGCCGACCTACAACCCGAACAACCGCTGGGACCTGAAACCGGCGGAGATGCGCAACCGCGTGCTCAGCGACCAGTACGAACCGGGCTCGATCATGAAGCCGCTGGTCATCGCCAAGGCTTTCGACGACCACCTGATCCGTGCCGAGCAGGTGTTCGATACCAGGAGCTATACCATCGGCCCGGCGCTGATCAAGGATACCCACCTGTATCCGGAGCTGGACATCGGCGGCATCCTGCAGAAATCGTCGAACGTCGGCGCCAGCAAGATCGCGCTGCTGCTGCAGCAGAAGACCATGTGGCAGTTCTTCAACGACATCGGCTTCGGCCGGCGGCCGCAGACCGGCTTCCCCGGTGAAGCCGCGGGCCATGTGCGGCCGTGGAAAACCTGGCGCCCGATCGAGCAGGCGACGATGGGCTACGGCCACGGCATTTCGGTCAGCCTGATCCAGATGGCGCGTGCCTACACCGTGTTCACCAACGACGGCGAAATGCTGCCGATCTCGTTTACCAAGCTGGATGCGCCGCTGCCGGGCAAGAGCATCATTTCGGCGCAGACGGCGCGCACCATCCGCCACATGATGATCAAGGTCACCGAGCCGGGCGGCACCGCGCCACGCGCGCAGGTGCTCGGCTACCACGTTGCCGGCAAGACCGGCACCGCGCTGAAGCTCGAAGGCGGGCGCTACGTGAAGAAATACGTGGCGTCCTTTGTCGGCTTTGCGCCGGCGACGCGGCCACGGCTGATCGTCGCCGTGATGTTCGATGAGCCCGGCAATGAAAGAGGCATGATTTACGGCGGGATTTCCGCCGCCCCGGTGTTCGCCAAGGTCATGGCGGACGGGTTGCGCATGCTGGGCGTCGAGCCCGATGCGCCGACCAACAACACGCTGTTCCCGGCCGATGTGCCGCTAGTGAAAGAAGAAACATGA
- the mraY gene encoding phospho-N-acetylmuramoyl-pentapeptide-transferase: MLLWLADWLGEYVRAFNVLNYITLRAVLASLTALGIGLFSGPWVIRKLTELKVGQAVRSDGPQTHLVKAGTPTMGGTLILMSIGITTLLWADLSNKYVWLLLAVMFGTGAIGFYDDWRKVVYKDPKGISARAKMFWQSLIAIGAGVYLITTATLPTSTEFIVPFFKNVVYPFGVVGFCVLTYFVIVGTSNAINLTDGLDGLAAMPVVMVASALAVFAYVAGHSGFAHYLGLPHIPGAHEVVVFCAAMAGACLAFLWYNAYPAQVFMGDVGALALGASLGTVAVIVRQEIVLFVMGGLFVMEALSVMIQVASFKLTRKRVFLMAPLHHHFELKGWKETQVVVRFWIITMMLVLAGLSTLKLR; encoded by the coding sequence TTGTTACTTTGGCTGGCCGACTGGCTCGGGGAATATGTCCGCGCCTTCAATGTTCTCAATTACATCACGCTGCGCGCGGTGCTGGCGAGCCTGACTGCGCTCGGCATCGGGCTGTTCTCCGGCCCCTGGGTCATCCGCAAGCTGACCGAGCTGAAGGTCGGCCAGGCAGTGCGCAGCGACGGTCCGCAGACCCATCTGGTCAAGGCCGGCACGCCGACCATGGGCGGCACGCTGATCCTGATGTCGATCGGCATCACCACCCTGCTGTGGGCGGACCTGTCGAACAAATACGTGTGGCTGCTGCTGGCGGTCATGTTCGGTACCGGCGCCATCGGCTTCTACGACGACTGGCGCAAGGTGGTCTACAAGGACCCGAAGGGCATTTCGGCCCGGGCCAAGATGTTCTGGCAGTCGCTGATCGCCATCGGCGCCGGCGTCTATCTGATCACCACCGCGACGCTGCCGACCTCGACCGAATTCATCGTGCCGTTCTTCAAGAACGTCGTCTATCCGTTCGGGGTGGTCGGCTTCTGCGTTCTCACCTATTTCGTCATCGTCGGCACCTCGAACGCGATCAACCTGACCGACGGCCTCGACGGTCTGGCCGCCATGCCGGTGGTGATGGTGGCCTCGGCGCTGGCGGTGTTCGCCTATGTGGCCGGCCACAGCGGCTTCGCCCATTACCTCGGTCTGCCGCACATTCCGGGCGCGCATGAAGTGGTGGTGTTCTGCGCGGCCATGGCCGGCGCCTGCCTGGCCTTCCTCTGGTACAACGCCTACCCGGCCCAGGTGTTCATGGGCGACGTCGGCGCACTGGCGCTGGGCGCCTCGCTCGGCACGGTGGCGGTGATCGTGCGCCAGGAGATCGTGCTGTTCGTCATGGGCGGACTGTTCGTGATGGAAGCGCTGTCGGTAATGATCCAGGTCGCCAGTTTCAAGCTGACCCGCAAGCGCGTGTTCCTGATGGCGCCGCTGCATCACCACTTCGAACTGAAAGGCTGGAAGGAGACCCAGGTCGTGGTCCGCTTCTGGATCATCACCATGATGCTGGTGCTGGCCGGCCTTTCCACGCTGAAGCTGAGGTAA
- the ftsW gene encoding putative lipid II flippase FtsW codes for MRFAFDRPTPGAPRFTAYDEALVWVIVALLAIGLVMVYSASIAYAEADADTHNRFYYLVRHSIALTVALAVGWVAFQVPTAMWQRHASRLFMLAFVMLILVLVPGIGKVVNGSRRWVSLGIMNLQPSEIMKLAACLYAADFTTRKADYMHSITKGFVPMAAAVAVTGILLLMEPDFGAFAVVAVISMGTLFLGGINWRIFAALITVGGLSAVGLVMSSPYRMERVVGFLDPWQDPYGKGYQLSHSLIAFGRGEWFGVGLGNSVEKLFYLPEAHTDFLMAVIAEEFGFVGIAVVVGLFAWLVRRAFHIGMESKKLERFFQALVAQAIGIWIGWQAFINVGVNMGLLPTKGLTLPLLSYGGSAILANCIALAILLRIDWENRLLMRGYKV; via the coding sequence GTGCGCTTTGCCTTCGACCGACCCACCCCCGGCGCGCCACGCTTCACCGCGTATGACGAGGCGCTGGTGTGGGTCATCGTCGCGCTGCTGGCCATCGGTCTGGTGATGGTGTATTCGGCGTCGATCGCGTATGCGGAAGCCGATGCCGACACCCACAACCGCTTCTACTACCTGGTCCGGCACAGCATTGCGCTGACGGTCGCGCTGGCCGTGGGCTGGGTCGCCTTCCAGGTGCCGACCGCGATGTGGCAACGCCACGCCAGCCGGCTGTTCATGCTGGCCTTCGTCATGCTGATCCTGGTGCTGGTGCCCGGCATCGGCAAGGTGGTGAACGGCTCGCGGCGCTGGGTATCGCTCGGCATCATGAACCTGCAGCCGTCCGAGATCATGAAACTGGCGGCCTGCCTGTATGCGGCCGACTTCACCACCCGCAAGGCCGACTACATGCACAGCATCACCAAGGGCTTCGTGCCGATGGCGGCGGCAGTGGCGGTGACCGGCATCCTGCTGCTGATGGAGCCCGACTTCGGCGCCTTCGCCGTGGTGGCGGTGATCTCGATGGGCACGCTGTTCCTCGGCGGCATCAACTGGCGCATCTTCGCCGCGCTGATCACCGTTGGCGGCCTCAGCGCCGTTGGCCTGGTGATGAGTTCGCCATACCGGATGGAGCGCGTGGTCGGCTTCCTCGACCCGTGGCAGGACCCGTACGGCAAGGGCTACCAGCTGTCGCACTCGCTGATTGCCTTCGGCCGCGGCGAGTGGTTCGGCGTCGGCCTCGGCAACAGCGTGGAAAAACTGTTTTATCTGCCGGAAGCGCATACCGACTTCCTGATGGCAGTGATTGCCGAGGAATTCGGCTTCGTCGGCATTGCCGTCGTCGTCGGCCTGTTCGCCTGGCTGGTCCGGCGCGCGTTCCACATCGGCATGGAATCGAAAAAACTCGAACGCTTCTTCCAGGCGCTGGTCGCCCAGGCCATCGGCATCTGGATCGGCTGGCAGGCGTTCATCAACGTGGGTGTGAACATGGGCTTGCTGCCGACCAAGGGTCTGACCCTGCCGCTGCTGTCGTATGGCGGCAGCGCGATCCTGGCCAACTGCATCGCGCTGGCGATCCTGCTGCGCATCGACTGGGAAAACCGCTTGCTGATGCGGGGGTACAAGGTATGA